A section of the Leptospira semungkisensis genome encodes:
- a CDS encoding methyl-accepting chemotaxis protein: protein MHFHVFVALAFLLYYRDWKVLLPAALYIAIHHGFLSLCQSLDVNISNTPVVVFNYGNGWGIVLMHAAFVIFETAILIHYAVRFKKEFFNQAENLNVLQALRYDNISIQEDVKVKSQSVNLILEALVESSKSVAERTGDQANNLQEINMSMNHIASEIIGVSEASKQQLQATSDLDDSFQNLEKGFKEMEMGLISTKDLFDTAWRHAQESEESLRSIEQSIIKIETSSSGMSLKLGTINDIADRVNLLALNASIEAARAGEHGRGFAVVAREISKLADLTGKTINEISQLIREGNVEMTKNTEVVQSGTKTLSLILSDVDSMKGILGSYFSILEGQKNTRIAVAAALDKVGSIAQNVHQAAEAEKKSLEDIRNFLDQIQTSNLFIATQAVDTAKQVRDCEKLSSTLQNKTEEFKI from the coding sequence ATGCATTTCCATGTATTTGTTGCTCTGGCTTTTTTGCTCTACTACAGAGATTGGAAAGTACTACTTCCTGCAGCATTATATATAGCAATTCACCACGGATTTCTTTCTTTATGTCAAAGCTTGGATGTAAATATTTCGAATACTCCCGTTGTAGTTTTCAACTACGGAAACGGCTGGGGCATCGTTCTCATGCATGCCGCATTCGTTATTTTTGAAACGGCTATTCTGATCCATTATGCAGTAAGATTCAAAAAAGAATTCTTCAATCAGGCAGAAAACCTGAATGTATTACAAGCATTACGCTATGATAATATTTCTATCCAAGAAGATGTAAAAGTAAAGTCTCAATCCGTAAATCTGATTTTAGAAGCCCTGGTAGAGAGCTCGAAGTCGGTCGCGGAAAGAACTGGCGACCAAGCAAACAATCTCCAAGAAATTAATATGAGCATGAATCATATTGCGAGTGAAATTATAGGAGTATCTGAAGCTTCGAAACAGCAACTCCAGGCAACTTCTGATTTGGATGATTCGTTTCAAAATCTAGAGAAAGGGTTTAAAGAAATGGAAATGGGCCTTATTTCTACGAAAGATTTGTTTGATACCGCTTGGAGACACGCGCAAGAATCGGAAGAAAGTCTTAGGTCCATTGAACAATCTATTATAAAAATTGAAACAAGCTCTTCCGGAATGTCTCTTAAACTCGGAACCATCAATGATATTGCTGATAGAGTGAATCTTCTCGCGTTAAACGCATCTATCGAGGCCGCAAGAGCGGGAGAGCATGGACGAGGTTTCGCAGTAGTAGCTCGAGAGATTTCCAAACTTGCTGACCTTACTGGAAAAACGATCAACGAAATTTCTCAATTAATACGGGAAGGGAATGTGGAGATGACTAAAAATACGGAAGTCGTTCAGTCCGGAACAAAAACTCTTTCCTTGATCCTTTCCGATGTGGATTCTATGAAAGGCATTTTGGGTTCCTACTTTTCCATCTTAGAAGGACAAAAGAATACGAGAATAGCCGTTGCAGCAGCCTTAGACAAAGTCGGCTCGATCGCTCAAAATGTACACCAAGCTGCCGAAGCCGAGAAAAAGAGCTTAGAAGACATTCGAAACTTCTTGGACCAAATCCAAACCTCAAACTTGTTCATCGCCACTCAAGCAGTAGATACTGCGAAACAAGTAAGAGATTGCGAAAAACTAAGCAGCACTCTGCAGAATAAAACAGAAGAGTTTAAGATTTAA
- a CDS encoding flagellar hook-basal body protein has protein sequence MLRGLYTGSNGMIIQQTRMDVISNNLANVDKTAFKRDTTIFKTFPEMLLHRYNEDGVGKVPMGSFDTAPVVGKLGLGGEVNEIYTRFEQGAVKKTDNPFDLMLQDRPGSEHPAFFSVLTNRGERLSRSGAFVLDTNGYLVSPQGFPLMGENGPIKVARGNFLVRENGEVWINGEIGNDPRNSTGTDKNRFETPVLLDKIKLRTVDQPRHLDKEGDSFYNETPESGEFRPLLGDEEPNLLQGYLEASNVSVVTEMVEMIEVNRSYEANQKTVQTQDGMLGRLFEIMR, from the coding sequence ATGCTAAGAGGATTGTACACTGGATCCAATGGGATGATCATCCAGCAGACTAGAATGGATGTGATCTCTAACAATCTCGCAAACGTGGATAAGACTGCGTTCAAGAGAGACACGACTATCTTCAAGACCTTCCCCGAAATGTTATTACATAGATATAATGAAGATGGAGTGGGGAAGGTGCCAATGGGTTCCTTCGATACGGCACCAGTCGTCGGCAAACTAGGATTAGGCGGTGAGGTCAATGAGATCTATACCAGATTCGAGCAAGGAGCCGTGAAGAAGACCGACAATCCATTTGATCTAATGCTGCAAGATCGTCCAGGCTCGGAGCATCCAGCATTTTTTAGCGTTCTGACAAATAGAGGAGAAAGGCTCTCAAGGTCCGGAGCTTTCGTATTAGACACGAACGGGTATTTAGTGAGCCCGCAAGGCTTTCCACTTATGGGAGAGAACGGACCCATCAAAGTAGCTCGCGGGAATTTTCTAGTTCGAGAGAACGGAGAAGTTTGGATCAACGGAGAAATAGGAAATGATCCAAGAAATTCCACTGGAACGGATAAGAACCGATTCGAGACGCCTGTCCTTTTAGATAAGATCAAACTCCGCACTGTGGATCAGCCAAGGCATTTGGATAAGGAAGGGGATTCCTTTTATAATGAGACTCCAGAGTCGGGAGAGTTTCGTCCTCTTCTCGGAGACGAAGAGCCGAATCTTCTGCAAGGTTATTTAGAAGCTTCTAATGTAAGCGTAGTAACTGAAATGGTAGAAATGATCGAAGTCAACCGTTCTTACGAGGCAAACCAAAAGACAGTCCAGACACAAGATGGAATGCTCGGTCGCTTATTCGAAATAATGCGTTAG
- a CDS encoding LA_0442/LA_0875 N-terminal domain-containing protein: MKIRSILIFLCTLFFVFVTNLEAKTVFLRDGKVLEGEIITQTATYIDLELPNSEVLRIQKKSILKISFGKSDPPKPKVIVGQKEEIPKEQDPIIPATTENNPPPNTGPKLPTRVVRDPLERHFLEFYVGEGSGNLSSHTVGFFYKVQSLKNTIATDIPFVLTTGPNHTSKGSTSGGAAYKYKRFNMEAGGFSIRTSSSSQNVGGGTANPPVVTGSYPEELRGASAKVSYSFIAKPNYEFYPTLGYLQIWNKTRDDNSALVQVGNLAGKSTFHALENLKGMTIGLGFAYHFGSKWEIKTEVESISLKGSQSIRQDLIFSPVTPPYMLTDLPSTDSIKWKAKGYNASFKVTYFWKMGLGFWIGIETYRWKYEFQKGDFVTYQVATPPSPQQALMDSISQNIYASHTASNTKATSIQIGLSKAINFGPEEIF; the protein is encoded by the coding sequence ATGAAAATACGATCCATTCTAATTTTCTTATGCACCTTATTTTTCGTATTCGTTACGAATCTAGAGGCTAAAACAGTCTTTCTACGCGATGGCAAAGTTTTGGAGGGAGAAATAATTACCCAGACAGCGACTTACATCGACTTAGAGTTACCGAATAGTGAAGTATTGCGGATCCAGAAAAAATCGATTCTCAAAATCTCATTCGGCAAATCGGATCCGCCGAAACCTAAAGTCATAGTCGGACAAAAGGAAGAAATTCCAAAAGAGCAAGATCCCATTATCCCAGCTACAACGGAAAATAACCCTCCGCCAAACACCGGTCCCAAACTACCTACACGAGTAGTTAGAGATCCACTAGAAAGGCATTTTTTAGAATTCTATGTAGGAGAAGGAAGTGGCAATCTTTCCTCCCATACAGTGGGTTTCTTTTATAAGGTCCAAAGTTTAAAAAATACTATAGCGACAGACATTCCTTTTGTTCTTACAACCGGGCCGAATCACACATCGAAAGGTTCTACTTCGGGCGGTGCAGCCTACAAATATAAAAGATTCAATATGGAAGCTGGAGGATTTTCAATCCGTACGAGCTCAAGCTCTCAAAACGTCGGTGGAGGAACGGCCAACCCTCCTGTTGTTACAGGAAGTTATCCAGAAGAACTGAGAGGGGCTTCTGCAAAAGTATCGTATTCATTTATTGCTAAACCGAATTACGAATTCTATCCAACACTCGGATACCTGCAAATTTGGAATAAAACCAGAGATGATAATTCAGCACTGGTTCAAGTCGGAAATTTAGCAGGAAAGTCAACGTTTCATGCGTTAGAAAACCTGAAGGGAATGACGATCGGGCTTGGTTTCGCGTATCATTTCGGATCGAAATGGGAAATCAAAACGGAAGTCGAATCCATCTCTTTGAAAGGAAGTCAATCGATACGCCAAGATTTAATTTTTTCTCCGGTCACTCCTCCCTATATGTTAACGGACCTTCCCTCGACAGATAGCATCAAATGGAAAGCGAAAGGATACAACGCGTCTTTCAAAGTAACCTATTTCTGGAAAATGGGATTGGGATTTTGGATTGGAATCGAAACTTACAGATGGAAATACGAATTTCAGAAAGGAGATTTTGTAACTTATCAGGTAGCGACTCCCCCTAGTCCTCAACAAGCATTGATGGATAGTATTTCTCAAAATATTTACGCGAGCCATACAGCATCCAATACAAAAGCGACCTCCATTCAAATCGGACTATCCAAAGCGATCAACTTCGGACCAGAAGAAATCTTTTAA
- a CDS encoding bifunctional diguanylate cyclase/phosphodiesterase, with translation MNYFQATDSNSESEVFLPMLRYVADNSTEIIFIVADNDTIIYANENFSRLIDTPRIDPQAEHKFWTQYFSTEAVRSIKYSLLSEDGDCNNQIKYEFYPKEDISIQIDFRISKLEKGYTIFIGRTSSNGYSQIPNDPIEGNSVYSDLIERTNDIFYELSTDGRIRYLNPAFQKVTGWEVEEWIGKKFYSLIHPKDQSLLFSRFKEAVRYGSSSTEQTIQLKTKNGGYLDFDFQIFLITTEDGRSKVSGIGRDVTTTVLKLRKYKFHALHDDLCKIPNRKYFKNRLEDAFHDCPSHKPSCLAVIFIDIDRFKYINDTLGHLIGNEVISSIGKRLKQIFLDSSNIFFGRLGGDEFALLITDFQSIESVTSLVEDMRAKLQEPILLSDGYKVNITISIGIAIKTELYQNSNELLRDADIALYNVKARGGNGFDIFVPQMYVNMKSAFNLETDLRNAIYNESLTLNFQPIYSWKHKQIICFESLIRWNHPKYGMVSPAEFIAIAEKSGLILDIGDLAFKLACQQLQRMQDRGIMIPISINVSPIQFFRQDLAGLVRKYCREYGVSSKLIRIEITEGLDFHSLPKSIKIMQELQELGIQIYMDDFGTGYSSLNYLLNFPIDALKIDQSFISQYGVDLKATTIVKTIIQLGKCLNIPVIAEGLESKKAYRALRAINCEFMQGYLLGKPLPGSEILKIKPNRLKI, from the coding sequence ATGAATTACTTTCAGGCTACAGATTCAAATTCCGAAAGCGAAGTATTCTTGCCGATGCTTCGCTATGTGGCAGATAATTCCACTGAAATCATTTTTATAGTCGCTGACAACGATACGATTATATACGCAAACGAGAATTTCAGTAGACTTATCGATACTCCTCGCATCGATCCACAGGCTGAACATAAATTTTGGACACAGTATTTCTCGACGGAAGCTGTCAGATCCATTAAATATTCCCTGCTATCCGAGGATGGTGACTGCAATAATCAAATCAAATATGAATTCTATCCGAAAGAAGATATTTCGATTCAAATAGACTTTCGAATTAGTAAATTGGAGAAAGGGTACACCATATTTATTGGAAGGACTTCATCCAATGGTTATTCCCAAATTCCAAACGATCCTATTGAAGGTAATTCTGTTTATTCCGATCTGATAGAACGAACAAATGATATCTTCTACGAGCTTTCTACTGATGGAAGAATTCGGTATCTAAATCCAGCCTTCCAAAAAGTAACCGGTTGGGAGGTCGAGGAGTGGATTGGAAAAAAATTCTACTCCTTAATCCATCCTAAAGATCAATCCTTGCTGTTCAGCCGATTTAAAGAGGCGGTTCGATACGGCTCCAGTTCGACCGAGCAAACGATACAGCTCAAAACGAAGAATGGAGGTTATTTAGACTTCGATTTTCAAATTTTCCTGATCACTACAGAGGACGGCCGTTCCAAAGTATCAGGGATTGGACGAGATGTAACGACTACAGTACTGAAGTTAAGAAAATACAAGTTCCATGCATTGCATGACGATCTTTGCAAAATCCCAAATAGAAAATACTTTAAGAATAGATTAGAAGATGCCTTTCATGATTGCCCTAGCCACAAACCATCATGCTTGGCAGTTATATTCATAGATATTGATAGATTTAAGTATATCAATGATACCTTAGGACATCTAATCGGGAACGAAGTTATATCTTCTATCGGCAAGAGGCTGAAACAGATATTCCTAGATAGCTCGAATATTTTCTTCGGTAGATTAGGCGGAGATGAATTCGCTCTCTTGATCACGGATTTTCAGTCTATCGAGTCAGTGACATCTCTCGTGGAAGATATGAGGGCTAAACTACAAGAGCCGATTCTCTTATCCGATGGATACAAAGTCAATATTACGATCAGTATCGGAATTGCGATTAAGACTGAATTGTATCAGAATTCGAATGAATTGCTGAGAGATGCAGATATCGCACTTTATAACGTGAAGGCAAGAGGAGGAAATGGATTCGATATTTTTGTTCCTCAAATGTACGTGAATATGAAGTCGGCATTCAACTTAGAAACCGATTTGAGAAATGCTATCTATAATGAAAGTTTAACGCTAAATTTTCAACCTATCTACTCTTGGAAACACAAACAGATCATCTGCTTCGAATCCTTAATACGTTGGAATCATCCGAAGTATGGAATGGTTTCCCCTGCGGAATTCATTGCCATCGCAGAAAAATCGGGACTCATCCTAGATATCGGTGATTTGGCATTTAAGCTGGCCTGCCAACAATTGCAACGAATGCAGGATCGAGGAATAATGATCCCGATCAGCATCAATGTTTCACCCATTCAATTCTTTCGCCAAGATCTTGCCGGGCTAGTTAGAAAATACTGCCGAGAGTACGGTGTTTCTTCTAAATTGATTCGTATCGAAATAACAGAAGGTTTGGATTTCCACAGTCTTCCCAAAAGCATAAAAATAATGCAGGAGCTGCAGGAACTCGGAATTCAAATCTACATGGATGATTTTGGAACCGGATATAGTTCCTTGAATTATCTATTAAACTTTCCGATCGACGCTTTAAAAATCGATCAGTCTTTCATTTCACAATACGGAGTCGATCTCAAAGCTACAACCATAGTAAAGACAATCATCCAACTTGGAAAATGCCTGAATATTCCCGTCATTGCTGAAGGACTCGAGTCCAAAAAAGCTTATAGAGCTTTAAGGGCAATCAATTGCGAATTTATGCAAGGATATCTGTTAGGAAAGCCCCTTCCCGGCTCTGAAATTTTAAAGATTAAACCGAATCGGTTAAAAATTTGA
- a CDS encoding SCO family protein — translation MSASNYKRIIIGGLLSVLPLVYFFPFDPSPMIEIDRKLPRYEMLDEEGKKAYIQDFLNGKQTLIYFGYLNCKTFCLGSIAKLKEILEIKRNFQLIFISLDPENDKPSRLKTLFEKSESRAILLRGSSQTYSLVVALDLGMKLSKNIDSEEIEHQDSLIWVSPDNSIKGIFPEFQNSYNKNPKKFIEFLNKMDEGDEQ, via the coding sequence ATGAGCGCAAGTAATTATAAACGAATTATAATCGGAGGACTTTTATCCGTCCTTCCTTTGGTCTATTTCTTTCCTTTCGATCCTTCCCCCATGATCGAAATAGATCGAAAACTTCCAAGATACGAAATGCTCGACGAAGAAGGAAAGAAAGCATATATCCAAGATTTTTTGAACGGAAAACAAACTCTGATATATTTCGGATACTTGAATTGCAAAACATTTTGCTTGGGAAGCATTGCGAAATTAAAAGAAATCTTGGAGATAAAAAGAAATTTCCAACTGATCTTCATTAGCCTCGATCCAGAAAACGACAAGCCATCTCGTTTAAAAACTCTCTTCGAAAAATCCGAATCAAGAGCAATTCTATTACGCGGCAGTAGCCAAACCTATTCCTTGGTAGTTGCGTTAGATTTAGGAATGAAGCTATCCAAGAATATTGACTCCGAAGAGATAGAACATCAAGATTCCTTAATTTGGGTCAGCCCGGACAATAGTATCAAAGGAATATTTCCGGAATTCCAAAACTCTTATAATAAGAATCCGAAAAAATTTATCGAATTTTTAAACAAGATGGATGAAGGCGATGAACAATGA
- a CDS encoding helix-turn-helix domain-containing protein, which translates to MLTFISEFLNRFADFLHMAGIVICLLIGLERLFQARKHIQNLQYAAVFISVSSFQLLAKIIGFEARTGSHNAIAETAYINAYFGILIFSCLMLRMLIRRSIGYQNHPKAILINLSQSLAIMLLLNLTIRENLQIILYCDQICLLISTFTFIETVVIYFKDGLSRVYINACAIALLASICNLLDLVGVMYSDPILLKIADSIPSLLIIYFYFLAVNFPEAIEEEFIGARISRIYGYEGPREIIQDYSDELQASSSERDDLNILYGIDLIQVENKIQRFIDEKVFLQEELRLQDFSAYVGVTLHQISYYLNKYKKISYTDFINKLRIQEAYQKILQNANKNLIEIGLECGFNSDSSFRRACIRFTGLSPKKLKKEIWKHGTPIENKAKSITEENKTEKLESNSQ; encoded by the coding sequence ATGCTGACCTTTATTTCAGAATTCCTAAATAGATTTGCCGATTTTTTGCACATGGCGGGGATCGTAATCTGCCTTTTGATCGGATTAGAAAGATTATTCCAAGCCAGAAAGCATATACAAAATCTACAATATGCCGCAGTTTTCATTAGCGTAAGCTCCTTTCAGCTCTTAGCAAAGATCATAGGATTTGAAGCAAGGACAGGCAGTCACAATGCAATAGCAGAAACGGCTTATATTAACGCATACTTTGGGATCTTAATATTCTCCTGCTTAATGTTAAGAATGCTGATCCGCAGATCGATCGGGTACCAAAATCATCCAAAGGCAATTCTAATAAATTTATCCCAATCATTAGCGATCATGCTATTGTTAAATCTTACCATAAGAGAAAATTTACAAATCATTCTCTATTGTGATCAGATCTGCTTACTCATTTCTACTTTTACTTTTATAGAAACTGTAGTAATTTACTTTAAGGACGGACTCTCTCGAGTTTATATAAATGCCTGCGCCATTGCCCTATTAGCCAGTATATGTAACCTTCTCGATTTAGTGGGCGTAATGTATTCCGATCCCATTCTATTGAAAATTGCTGATTCCATACCAAGCCTTCTCATCATATATTTCTACTTTCTTGCAGTAAACTTTCCAGAAGCAATCGAAGAGGAATTTATCGGAGCTCGAATTTCCAGAATATACGGCTACGAAGGACCAAGAGAGATCATCCAAGATTATTCCGACGAGCTGCAGGCATCCTCCTCGGAGAGAGATGATCTAAATATCTTATACGGAATCGATCTAATTCAGGTGGAGAATAAGATCCAGAGATTCATAGATGAAAAAGTATTTTTGCAAGAAGAGTTGAGGCTACAGGATTTTTCGGCCTATGTTGGAGTCACTCTACATCAGATTTCTTATTACTTAAATAAATATAAGAAGATAAGCTATACCGACTTTATCAACAAGCTGCGGATCCAAGAAGCTTACCAAAAAATTCTCCAGAACGCTAATAAAAACCTGATCGAGATCGGCCTCGAATGTGGGTTCAACTCGGATTCATCCTTTCGTCGAGCTTGCATTCGATTCACAGGACTTTCTCCCAAGAAACTGAAGAAGGAAATTTGGAAACACGGGACCCCGATCGAAAACAAAGCAAAGAGTATTACAGAAGAAAACAAAACGGAAAAGTTAGAAAGTAACTCACAATGA